A window of the Candidatus Nitrosotalea okcheonensis genome harbors these coding sequences:
- a CDS encoding porin PorA family protein, protein MIQKRILLMFMSTIIVVTIWFAVYIPESQKIHHNFQVYLEQEGKDQIASKVGGNLSQQFDLKESLIQKVTSINGDYVTISSVISGINEDAEKEVFHSERLYQVNAYSLTYKDMPEKQFWFKPGVHKQNYNFLHPLIFADAPLIYQRTDIINGLNVYVFKSETRNVDISYTFPQYANVKILSNTNSTFWVEPITGDLIRFEKNWEDYQVQDNKTIAVNEKGWKKTTDYSSFILSQAAKSKIDDFNYNVKIMPILLASLTIGINLILILRNKLKESNETMLKTEKMIAVGNLAARISHDLRNTLTVIKSEVSLISLKDFRDENMDKRLQHLMRAIDKMDHQIGGVLDFVRERPLKITKFSSNTLIQNTLENISVPDDVKIVTPVQDVSMTGDIVQLEIVLSNIVINAIQAIGDSGKIVISVEDKPDTYVISVTDSGPGVPEKYMNKIFEPLFTTKQRGTGLGLASCNTIIKSHRGQIRVTNNPTTFTIELPKTKL, encoded by the coding sequence ATGATTCAGAAGAGAATTCTTCTCATGTTCATGTCAACAATCATAGTGGTTACAATTTGGTTTGCCGTCTATATTCCTGAATCTCAAAAAATACACCACAATTTTCAGGTTTATCTAGAACAAGAGGGAAAAGATCAGATTGCAAGTAAAGTTGGAGGAAATTTATCACAACAGTTTGATCTGAAGGAATCTCTGATTCAAAAGGTAACTAGTATTAATGGGGATTATGTGACAATTTCGTCCGTTATAAGTGGAATAAATGAAGATGCAGAAAAAGAAGTGTTTCATTCTGAGCGATTGTACCAAGTTAATGCATACAGCCTGACCTACAAGGATATGCCTGAAAAACAATTCTGGTTTAAACCTGGGGTACACAAGCAAAATTATAACTTCCTTCATCCATTGATTTTTGCTGATGCACCACTTATTTATCAAAGAACGGACATAATTAATGGACTTAATGTCTATGTTTTCAAATCTGAGACACGTAATGTGGACATTAGTTATACTTTTCCTCAATATGCAAATGTGAAAATATTGTCTAACACAAATTCAACTTTCTGGGTTGAACCAATAACTGGAGATCTAATCAGGTTTGAAAAAAACTGGGAAGATTATCAGGTACAAGACAATAAGACAATAGCTGTTAATGAAAAGGGATGGAAGAAAACTACCGATTATTCCTCTTTTATCTTGTCACAGGCAGCTAAATCTAAAATCGATGATTTTAATTATAATGTAAAAATCATGCCAATACTTTTAGCTTCATTAACTATTGGAATAAACTTGATTTTAATTTTGAGAAACAAACTGAAGGAGTCAAATGAAACTATGCTGAAAACTGAAAAGATGATTGCCGTAGGAAATTTAGCTGCTAGAATATCTCATGATTTGAGAAATACACTCACGGTGATAAAAAGTGAGGTTTCTTTGATATCTCTCAAAGACTTTAGAGATGAAAATATGGATAAAAGATTACAACACCTAATGCGCGCAATTGATAAAATGGATCACCAGATTGGAGGAGTTTTAGATTTTGTTAGAGAGAGACCGTTGAAAATTACAAAATTTTCATCAAATACACTGATACAGAATACTCTTGAAAATATATCTGTTCCAGATGATGTCAAAATTGTAACTCCTGTACAGGATGTATCTATGACAGGTGATATTGTCCAGTTGGAAATTGTTTTATCAAACATTGTCATTAACGCAATCCAGGCAATAGGTGATTCGGGAAAAATCGTCATATCTGTGGAAGATAAACCAGATACATATGTAATTAGTGTAACCGACTCGGGGCCTGGAGTACCTGAAAAATACATGAACAAAATATTTGAGCCCTTGTTTACAACAAAACAACGTGGAACTGGACTTGGCTTGGCTAGCTGCAATACTATAATAAAAAGTCACAGGGGACAAATTCGGGTAACAAACAATCCTACTACCTTTACTATTGAGTTACCTAAGACAAAACTATGA
- a CDS encoding winged helix-turn-helix domain-containing protein, with amino-acid sequence MAITYRTHMSIIGDILSTTRDEIPDESGASVTYLIRKANVSYARLSKILETLVSQGLLEQTNSERACKYRISERGREFLQAYRGFREFADSFGLRI; translated from the coding sequence TTGGCAATAACATATAGAACTCACATGAGTATAATAGGAGACATACTTTCTACTACGAGGGACGAGATTCCTGACGAGTCAGGAGCTAGTGTAACATACTTGATCCGAAAAGCAAATGTTTCATATGCCAGACTTTCAAAAATTTTAGAAACTCTTGTTTCACAAGGTCTTTTGGAGCAGACAAATTCTGAGAGAGCTTGCAAGTATAGAATTAGTGAGAGAGGAAGAGAATTTCTTCAGGCATATCGAGGATTTAGAGAATTTGCAGATTCATTTGGCCTGAGAATTTAA
- a CDS encoding L-threonylcarbamoyladenylate synthase, whose protein sequence is MILPCNDTMIKKAYEIVQKGGTVVFPTDTVYGIGCDPRNQDAVNKIYKIKGREKMKQLPVLAYSKKDIADIAFFDEISEKIADKFWPGPVTLILRVKDKKIEEALDLKGKIAVRVPNHPCVLALLEKCRLLVGTSANLSGESSFSDSKEVASKFSGYDILLDGGQITNSHESTIVEVVDNELKIVREGKIKMESLV, encoded by the coding sequence GTGATTCTACCGTGCAATGATACCATGATAAAAAAGGCATATGAAATTGTACAAAAGGGAGGAACCGTAGTGTTTCCTACCGATACAGTGTATGGGATAGGCTGTGATCCACGCAACCAAGATGCAGTTAACAAGATTTACAAAATAAAGGGCAGAGAGAAAATGAAACAACTTCCGGTTTTGGCATACTCAAAAAAAGACATTGCAGACATAGCATTTTTTGATGAGATTTCTGAAAAAATAGCAGACAAGTTTTGGCCTGGTCCAGTTACGTTGATTCTCAGAGTCAAGGACAAGAAAATTGAAGAAGCCCTTGATCTCAAAGGCAAAATTGCAGTGAGAGTTCCCAATCATCCTTGTGTACTTGCCCTTTTGGAAAAATGTCGATTGCTTGTAGGTACTAGTGCGAATCTTTCTGGGGAATCATCATTTAGTGACTCTAAAGAAGTGGCAAGTAAATTCTCAGGCTATGACATATTGCTTGATGGAGGACAAATTACCAACTCGCATGAATCCACCATAGTTGAAGTTGTAGATAATGAATTAAAAATAGTAAGAGAAGGCAAAATAAAAATGGAGTCGTTAGTGTGA
- a CDS encoding THUMP domain-containing protein: MNLIATCSRHMEEEACNEISEIIEDLGDDSPRIGKSSFSGIIWIDTCIDPFSVIDNIKKIILDEPWRMRYCHRFIPIRHTTSSNLENIVESVKNQIKIMKDIDTYRITIEKRGSDISSKELINLIADIIPNKVSLESYYWNVMIQIMGGIAGISILKEEDIVSTLRLKRDSME, translated from the coding sequence GTGAATTTAATTGCAACATGCAGCAGACATATGGAGGAAGAGGCATGTAATGAAATTTCTGAAATTATTGAAGATCTCGGGGATGACTCGCCCAGAATAGGAAAATCAAGTTTTTCTGGTATAATTTGGATTGACACTTGCATTGATCCATTTTCTGTGATAGACAACATCAAAAAAATAATTCTAGACGAACCATGGAGAATGAGATATTGTCACAGATTCATACCAATAAGACATACTACTTCATCCAATCTTGAAAACATTGTAGAGAGCGTAAAAAACCAAATTAAAATCATGAAGGATATAGATACTTATAGAATCACAATTGAAAAAAGAGGATCAGATATATCCTCAAAAGAATTGATAAATTTAATTGCAGACATAATTCCAAACAAGGTATCTTTAGAGTCTTACTACTGGAATGTCATGATTCAGATAATGGGCGGTATTGCAGGGATTTCCATACTAAAAGAAGAAGACATTGTGAGTACATTAAGACTCAAACGAGATTCAATGGAATAG
- the cgi121 gene encoding KEOPS complex subunit Cgi121, whose product MIIVKLLGSARKSFSSDKLEVQRDGITIFALLDHLKVSIPANLPQIDHDNILVAVNGVDSSVLQGKETLLKNGDVVSIIPVVHGGRSKRIQFDLMNTTVELVLLKKTVKEPIKFLESIRETHPDLVIQGIQARYVLNVEHVKKTVAISLSAKRADTLLSNKLETDILMRFACTRQISDAISKVGVKPNTDTILVIIGKKSLLEKLFDKINDLLESNVFSKDNSKFIKKEFGMTQKEIDCVISSTPLEDLLVERSATLFH is encoded by the coding sequence ATGATAATAGTCAAGCTTCTGGGCAGTGCAAGAAAATCATTTTCATCTGATAAACTTGAAGTTCAACGTGATGGCATCACCATATTTGCACTATTGGATCATCTCAAAGTATCAATACCTGCAAATTTACCTCAGATTGACCACGATAATATCCTAGTTGCAGTAAATGGCGTAGACTCGTCTGTGTTACAAGGAAAGGAGACCTTGTTAAAAAATGGGGATGTTGTAAGCATAATCCCAGTGGTCCATGGCGGAAGATCAAAAAGAATACAGTTTGATTTGATGAATACTACTGTAGAACTTGTATTGCTCAAAAAAACCGTCAAAGAACCAATCAAATTTCTTGAATCTATTCGAGAGACACACCCAGATCTTGTTATCCAAGGAATTCAAGCACGGTATGTCTTGAACGTAGAACATGTCAAAAAAACAGTGGCAATTTCCTTGTCTGCTAAAAGAGCAGATACCTTACTTTCAAATAAACTTGAGACTGATATTCTCATGCGATTTGCATGTACTAGACAAATTAGCGATGCCATATCCAAAGTCGGTGTAAAACCAAATACCGATACCATACTTGTGATAATTGGAAAAAAATCATTGCTTGAAAAACTATTTGATAAAATTAACGATCTTTTAGAGAGTAATGTGTTCTCAAAAGACAATTCCAAATTCATAAAAAAAGAATTTGGAATGACGCAAAAAGAGATTGACTGTGTTATTTCTAGTACGCCTCTGGAAGACTTGCTTGTAGAAAGATCTGCAACACTATTCCATTGA
- a CDS encoding TatD family hydrolase, producing MTWLTDTHIHLSDNEYSSDMECILTTMDKMKIRACCVSMDNQSSKSTLDLSKRSSLVLPFIGIHPEKADDDLHAMVELITQNSNKISGIGEIGLDKTYVSDEAGFSRQVLVFQKMLSLAEKLGKPISVHSRRTLDEIFSILPSYSIKGVLLHWFSGSKKQLQKAMELGCFVSYGPAMVYSDDKQVLLSQTHHDKILLETDGPVKFSKCFGMKTAQIAFLPSVLFCAASILNKSYDEMLLVVERNADSYLGV from the coding sequence ATGACCTGGCTGACTGATACTCATATCCATCTATCAGACAATGAATATTCTAGTGACATGGAATGTATACTCACTACTATGGATAAAATGAAAATTAGGGCCTGCTGTGTGTCCATGGATAACCAGAGCTCAAAATCCACACTTGATCTGAGTAAGCGTAGCTCCCTCGTCCTTCCCTTTATTGGAATTCATCCTGAAAAAGCAGATGATGATCTACATGCAATGGTGGAACTAATTACTCAAAACTCTAACAAAATATCTGGCATAGGTGAGATTGGTCTTGACAAGACATATGTCTCAGACGAGGCTGGATTCTCAAGGCAAGTATTAGTGTTTCAAAAGATGCTCTCGCTTGCAGAAAAATTAGGTAAACCAATATCTGTTCACTCAAGGAGAACTCTGGATGAAATTTTTTCTATACTCCCTTCTTATTCTATAAAAGGTGTTTTACTTCATTGGTTTTCTGGCAGCAAAAAACAATTACAAAAGGCAATGGAATTAGGCTGTTTTGTGTCGTATGGACCTGCAATGGTATACTCTGATGACAAACAAGTCCTTCTTTCACAAACACATCATGACAAAATATTGTTGGAAACTGATGGGCCGGTGAAATTCTCCAAGTGCTTTGGTATGAAAACTGCACAAATAGCATTTCTTCCAAGCGTCCTTTTTTGTGCTGCTAGTATCCTGAACAAATCATATGATGAAATGCTGCTTGTAGTAGAAAGAAATGCCGACTCGTATCTTGGTGTATAG
- a CDS encoding histone family protein, with product MVTSEFGLSVMYRILKKAGAERVSDESANELRRILEEIGVSIAKNAVEMSIHAGRKTIKSEDIRLAAKQFSKF from the coding sequence ATGGTAACATCTGAATTTGGACTTTCTGTAATGTACAGAATTTTGAAAAAAGCAGGCGCAGAAAGAGTAAGTGATGAATCTGCCAATGAACTTCGAAGAATACTGGAGGAAATTGGTGTTTCAATTGCAAAAAATGCAGTAGAGATGTCAATACATGCAGGTAGAAAAACGATAAAATCAGAAGATATCAGACTGGCTGCAAAGCAATTTTCAAAATTTTAA
- a CDS encoding Fic family protein: MVIYYLAKEQIEEIHKSLQPKPKAFGYLYEGGVDFMLYQVEEVYENEPERDAIIGKAAYLWHTLSFNQYFADGNKRMGFVIADTFLRINGIIFNADINYKHQISTGIALKTHNVEDVRRLVTQSLK; this comes from the coding sequence ATGGTGATTTATTATCTAGCTAAAGAACAGATAGAAGAAATTCACAAAAGTCTTCAACCTAAACCAAAAGCATTTGGTTACTTATACGAAGGAGGAGTGGATTTTATGTTATACCAAGTGGAAGAGGTTTATGAAAATGAACCTGAAAGAGATGCCATAATCGGTAAAGCTGCATATCTGTGGCATACATTATCTTTTAACCAATATTTTGCTGATGGTAATAAAAGGATGGGATTTGTAATTGCCGATACTTTTCTTCGAATAAATGGTATTATTTTTAACGCTGACATAAATTATAAACACCAAATCTCTACAGGAATAGCACTAAAAACCCATAATGTTGAGGATGTACGACGCTTAGTTACACAATCCTTAAAATAA
- a CDS encoding trypsin-like peptidase domain-containing protein yields MSFPKDQKIIQQIKSATVSIGLMDMDTKLVGINGSGFIYDSRGYVMTAAHVLNECIDIEKSLQAKGKNVETVVLLPVASETESAVIPIVVNGRLLANRDAGQQSTSDPYEMDVALAKMKNVNNTSYPSIKIKKKPSKIQISDEISMCGFPRGSHSLSTITTKITGVRLSPIIQFGHVGALLPSDNVKDPYGIQTDIIGTSSSSGSPLVDPNTGEVIGLAQNVIPSTFELKTAEKLQGELLVGLVWGDICNRFYDLAEATKDGFDNAHQKKFNTDVTKFNASLGPDIKPPIKE; encoded by the coding sequence ATGAGTTTTCCAAAAGATCAGAAAATAATTCAACAGATCAAATCAGCTACAGTGTCTATAGGATTAATGGATATGGATACAAAATTAGTTGGAATAAACGGTAGTGGTTTCATTTATGATTCACGTGGATATGTCATGACTGCAGCTCATGTGTTAAACGAATGCATAGATATAGAAAAATCATTACAAGCAAAAGGAAAAAATGTTGAAACAGTTGTATTACTTCCAGTCGCTTCAGAAACTGAGAGTGCAGTAATACCCATAGTTGTAAATGGTAGGCTCTTAGCTAATAGGGATGCAGGTCAGCAATCTACATCTGATCCTTATGAAATGGATGTTGCTTTAGCTAAAATGAAGAATGTTAACAATACTTCGTATCCATCTATAAAAATAAAAAAGAAACCGTCAAAGATACAAATTTCTGATGAAATATCTATGTGTGGCTTTCCTCGAGGATCACATTCATTGTCTACTATAACTACAAAGATAACTGGAGTGAGACTTAGTCCAATAATTCAATTTGGACATGTGGGTGCGTTATTACCTTCAGATAATGTAAAAGATCCATATGGAATTCAAACTGATATAATTGGTACTTCGAGTTCTAGTGGTTCTCCATTAGTAGATCCTAATACTGGAGAAGTGATAGGTTTGGCACAAAATGTGATTCCTTCAACCTTTGAACTTAAGACTGCTGAAAAACTACAAGGAGAACTTTTGGTGGGTCTAGTGTGGGGAGATATTTGTAATAGGTTTTATGATCTAGCTGAAGCTACTAAAGATGGATTTGATAACGCACATCAAAAGAAATTCAATACGGATGTTACAAAATTTAATGCATCATTGGGGCCTGATATTAAACCGCCAATTAAAGAATAG
- a CDS encoding AbiTii domain-containing protein: MNEIPYTHELETDQQVFKFITKKEIMTSKDLIHDISNLYDVIYHPPDMLTFDEKEELIEEKLTSLLISYGGLMGRMKENFPDKYETIKEIYSQITSLSQSRIRQRVVSHDRRMIAIEISRLASQAYEYVKAMEENTASSKSNQALKNAKKLREDLRSESIIMGDLLRECKTICRYLGISENNQWIDWEMNGYQGLFKTKGEAREKLPKYRLASMIFYNPFNRQLQLPHYINEIFGIAELEQPIAELEPLKKNGMMIHSSATLDELNKMLREKGSLNEDSFVSIASVPNNYIDRVINGVKNRIHEFLDEIILELEYGKIPEEIFSQIRREVDHKLTTLCPGAIEKLTITYEQLSLDKNPEIYSQVAATCRRVIKDVADVLYPPTTDVSHSENGKPIQLDDTKFKNRILEAMKLSIDSNTEKIFISSMFSYVDEFLSGIYRYASKGDHAKFNKTDATRCVVYTYLLLGDILHYYTVDKTNLEKIK; encoded by the coding sequence TTGAACGAAATCCCGTACACACATGAATTAGAAACAGATCAACAAGTCTTTAAGTTCATAACTAAAAAAGAAATTATGACATCGAAAGATCTTATTCATGATATCTCAAATCTTTATGATGTGATATACCATCCGCCTGACATGTTAACTTTTGATGAAAAAGAGGAACTGATAGAAGAAAAACTAACTTCTCTACTGATATCATATGGCGGGTTGATGGGACGCATGAAAGAAAATTTTCCAGATAAGTATGAAACTATAAAAGAAATATATTCGCAAATTACGTCTTTATCTCAAAGTCGCATACGCCAACGAGTCGTAAGTCACGATAGACGTATGATCGCTATAGAAATCTCAAGACTCGCATCACAAGCATATGAATATGTCAAAGCTATGGAAGAAAATACTGCTTCCTCAAAATCTAATCAGGCACTAAAGAATGCAAAAAAACTGCGTGAAGATCTACGCTCCGAGTCAATCATTATGGGTGACTTGTTACGAGAATGCAAAACCATTTGTAGATATCTGGGAATTTCAGAAAACAATCAATGGATTGATTGGGAAATGAATGGCTATCAAGGACTCTTTAAGACTAAAGGTGAGGCTAGAGAGAAACTCCCAAAATATAGATTGGCCAGTATGATTTTTTATAATCCATTTAATCGACAATTACAGCTGCCTCATTACATAAATGAAATATTCGGAATAGCTGAATTAGAACAACCTATTGCAGAATTAGAACCTCTCAAGAAAAATGGTATGATGATTCACAGTAGCGCAACTCTTGATGAATTGAACAAAATGCTTAGAGAAAAAGGATCTTTAAACGAGGACTCTTTTGTTTCTATTGCGAGTGTACCTAATAATTACATTGACCGAGTAATTAACGGAGTTAAAAATAGAATCCATGAATTTCTAGATGAAATAATTTTGGAATTGGAATATGGAAAAATTCCTGAAGAGATTTTCAGTCAAATAAGACGAGAAGTAGATCATAAACTTACAACTTTGTGTCCAGGCGCAATTGAAAAATTAACAATTACATACGAACAGCTTTCTCTCGATAAGAATCCTGAAATATATTCTCAAGTTGCTGCTACTTGTAGGAGAGTGATCAAAGATGTTGCTGACGTATTATATCCTCCAACGACTGATGTTAGTCATTCTGAAAATGGGAAGCCTATACAATTAGACGATACTAAATTCAAAAATAGAATTCTGGAAGCCATGAAATTATCTATTGATAGTAATACTGAGAAAATATTCATTTCTTCCATGTTTAGTTATGTGGATGAATTTCTTAGTGGGATTTACCGCTATGCTAGTAAGGGAGATCATGCAAAATTTAACAAAACAGATGCGACTAGATGTGTAGTTTATACCTATTTGTTACTTGGTGATATTCTTCATTATTATACAGTGGATAAAACTAATTTGGAAAAAATAAAATGA
- a CDS encoding HAD family hydrolase: protein MNQNTIAIICDCDETLAPDTTGFLLDYNGLSQKLFWENVSKMVSQGWDPPLAYMNEIVELMKSCHIEQDTNEKLTALGEHVKPYKGVPEFIPELKSMIKQNKDFTKAGISLECYIISSGMEDLIKGSVLSKYFDDIFAGRFAIDMHGSIVGIKSSVTFTEKTKFLYAINKGISGTDLRKKPYLVNNAIKRVDRRIPFEYMIYLGDGPSDIPCFSAVRDYGGNCIGIVGKDSAHKGYELARGKRTTVGPYSRNYEKGSDLRMMLETIINKIGYQIVTKKKESGLN from the coding sequence TTGAACCAAAACACTATTGCAATCATTTGTGACTGTGATGAAACTTTAGCTCCTGATACTACAGGGTTTTTGCTTGATTATAATGGATTATCACAGAAGTTATTTTGGGAAAATGTATCAAAGATGGTTTCTCAAGGCTGGGATCCGCCTTTGGCATACATGAATGAGATTGTTGAACTAATGAAATCATGTCATATTGAACAAGATACTAATGAAAAACTAACTGCACTTGGAGAGCATGTTAAACCATACAAAGGAGTTCCAGAGTTTATTCCAGAATTGAAATCCATGATAAAGCAAAACAAGGATTTTACTAAAGCAGGTATCAGCCTAGAATGTTATATCATATCCTCTGGAATGGAGGATCTCATCAAAGGCAGTGTTCTTTCAAAATATTTTGATGATATCTTTGCAGGAAGGTTTGCAATAGATATGCATGGTAGTATCGTAGGAATAAAATCAAGTGTTACATTTACTGAAAAGACCAAATTTTTGTATGCAATTAACAAGGGAATATCAGGAACTGACTTGCGAAAAAAGCCATACCTAGTAAATAATGCAATCAAGCGGGTAGATAGAAGAATTCCTTTTGAGTACATGATATACCTTGGAGATGGGCCAAGCGACATTCCATGTTTTTCTGCTGTGAGAGATTACGGGGGTAATTGCATAGGAATAGTTGGAAAAGACTCGGCCCACAAGGGGTATGAATTGGCCAGAGGAAAAAGAACAACCGTTGGCCCATACTCTAGGAACTATGAAAAGGGTAGTGATCTGAGAATGATGCTTGAAACTATAATCAACAAGATAGGGTATCAGATTGTAACCAAGAAAAAAGAATCTGGATTAAATTAG
- a CDS encoding tetratricopeptide repeat protein, which yields MNENTVELLSNKGSILAEKYGKISEALVCYNNALEINPDYVNALIGKGSCLATFGETKTAILFYNEALKIDPRNVDALIGKG from the coding sequence TTGAATGAGAATACAGTCGAATTACTCTCCAACAAGGGTTCTATTTTAGCTGAAAAATATGGTAAAATTTCTGAAGCTTTAGTATGTTATAACAATGCATTGGAAATTAATCCTGATTATGTTAATGCGTTAATTGGAAAGGGATCTTGTCTTGCTACGTTTGGTGAAACTAAAACAGCAATCTTGTTTTATAATGAAGCGTTAAAAATAGATCCTCGAAATGTGGATGCGTTAATTGGTAAGGGATGA
- a CDS encoding DUF4352 domain-containing protein encodes MIRNSTRTVIIVTILALGAGIVIGTSVNVEAQTSLPPIPKWIKNIAKWWGEGQISDDEYVKSIQWLIDNKIISITNNQPPQNIQSSTDQGNNVLSAPKYSEYIGEFFATSQPDRIQARFSLTDSSNNYISSDGIGIVSIVNSNNETVYTGTVNVSKDDFKQYSYLISGKNTLAYVWEIPSNQIKQGSSGYGTVYLSFKTNDLTFEKISTSIFGLMTLSPQAIQQIQDQDFSKNAVKVNQKISKGHFEVSVIDAGQFVTNQLGTKETDFRIDLQVKNYGTEADDFVPTAMAILDSAGNQYDTTYGGSLDTLTQIYPGVTKSGSILFKGVPEGTNNIKLVFQLGYDENFKPYQFEYDISLK; translated from the coding sequence TTGATACGCAATTCTACTAGAACAGTAATCATTGTTACAATATTGGCCCTTGGAGCAGGGATTGTTATTGGTACTTCCGTGAATGTTGAAGCTCAGACGTCATTACCACCTATTCCAAAATGGATAAAAAATATTGCCAAATGGTGGGGTGAGGGCCAAATTAGTGATGATGAATATGTTAAATCCATACAGTGGTTAATTGACAACAAAATAATATCTATCACAAATAATCAACCTCCTCAGAATATTCAATCAAGCACAGATCAAGGAAATAATGTATTATCTGCACCAAAGTATTCTGAATATATTGGAGAATTTTTTGCAACATCACAACCTGATAGAATTCAAGCTAGGTTTAGTTTGACAGATTCTTCGAATAACTACATTTCATCAGATGGTATAGGAATTGTATCTATTGTTAATTCAAATAATGAAACAGTTTACACTGGAACTGTAAATGTTAGTAAAGATGATTTCAAGCAATACAGCTATCTCATAAGTGGGAAGAATACACTTGCTTATGTCTGGGAAATACCTTCTAACCAAATAAAACAAGGAAGTTCTGGCTATGGTACTGTTTATCTGTCCTTTAAAACAAATGATCTAACATTCGAAAAGATTAGCACGTCAATATTTGGATTGATGACATTAAGTCCACAAGCTATTCAACAAATACAAGATCAAGATTTTTCTAAAAATGCTGTAAAAGTTAATCAAAAAATCTCAAAAGGGCATTTTGAAGTATCTGTGATTGATGCGGGACAATTTGTAACGAATCAACTTGGAACAAAAGAGACTGACTTTAGAATAGATCTACAAGTGAAAAATTATGGAACTGAAGCAGATGATTTTGTACCAACTGCCATGGCTATATTGGATAGTGCAGGAAACCAGTACGATACAACTTATGGTGGTTCTTTGGATACGCTTACACAAATCTATCCTGGTGTTACAAAGAGTGGATCGATTCTATTCAAAGGTGTGCCTGAGGGTACAAATAATATAAAGTTGGTATTTCAATTAGGATATGATGAGAATTTCAAACCATATCAATTTGAATATGATATTTCATTAAAATAA
- a CDS encoding winged helix-turn-helix transcriptional regulator, with the protein MDWEELFQISDIRILFYLHDNHEARYSELEKTVIKTRSVLSVSLQDLTNRKLIDRTVKPTKPIQTTYKLTDKGQRLVQLLISVQKLVL; encoded by the coding sequence TTGGACTGGGAAGAACTATTCCAAATTAGTGACATTAGAATATTGTTTTATCTTCACGATAACCATGAAGCACGATATTCTGAACTAGAAAAAACTGTCATTAAAACTCGAAGTGTACTCTCAGTTTCATTACAAGACTTGACAAATCGTAAACTAATTGATAGAACAGTAAAGCCAACAAAACCCATTCAAACTACATACAAACTGACAGACAAAGGACAGAGACTAGTTCAACTGCTGATCAGCGTACAAAAACTTGTATTGTAA